In Malus sylvestris chromosome 15, drMalSylv7.2, whole genome shotgun sequence, a single genomic region encodes these proteins:
- the LOC126603128 gene encoding calmodulin-binding protein 60 E-like — protein sequence MESSGSTRVEKRGHELDADADDHPPEPKKQRLPALASVIVESLKVDSLQRLCSSLEPLLRRIVSEEVERALTKLDIAELAGRSPPPRIQGPEGKTLQLQFKTRMPPHLFTGAKVEGEQGAAIHVVLVDLGTGSVMQTGPESAAKLNVVVLEGDFNEEAEDNWTKEHFENHEVKEREGKRPLLTGDLQVVLKEGVGTLGDLTFTDNSSWTRSRKFRLGVKLFPGYCEEIRICEAKTDAFSVKDHRGELYKKHYPPALHDEVWRLDRIAKDGALHKKLTKAEIITVEDFLRLLVKDPQKLRNMLGSGMSNRMWDNTVDHAKTCVLGGKLYVYYTDQTHGTGIVFNHIYELRGLIAEGQFLALESLTHTQKVSVDSLVKRAYDNWHQVVEYDGKVLHALAGNKQVVRASPAPVAAHNNYAAMDHHSASTQNRQQQYTPQFSQHFQPENSHPSVPQFIEFPFVSSDQTALIKFNNPEPAALPSSMGYMPVVGGSHFSGDWTRPNYGNGLDDFVADEIRIRSSEMLESDDMQRLLKTFSMGVGVGAGGAGFGASDESCYNYGVQYEPQPFRKEHAKSSGKAVVGWLKLKAALRWGIFIRKRAAERRAQLTELD from the exons ATGGAAAGTTCGGGGAGTACGAGGGTGGAGAAGAGAGGGCATGAATTGGATGCCGATGCAGATGATCATCCTCCCGAGCCGAAGAAGCAGAGATTGCCTGCTTTGGCAAg TGTAATTGTGGAATCTTTGAAGGTAGATAGCTTGCAAAGACTTTGCTCATCGTTGGAGCCTCTTCTCCGCCGAATT GTTAGTGAAGAAGTCGAGCGCGCTTTGACAAAGTTAGACATTGCTGAACTGGCTGGAAG GTCTCCACCGCCAAGAATACAGGGTCCGGAAGGAAAAACCCTGCAACTACAGTTCAAAACAAGAATGCCACCTCATCTATTCACAGGTGCAAAGGTTGAAGGAGAGCAAGGAGCAGCAATTCATGTTGTTTTGGTCGATCTCGGCACAGGCAGTGTTATGCAAACAGGACCCGAATCCGCTGCAAAACTGAATGTTGTAGTGCTGGAAGGTGACTTCAATGAGGAAGCTGAGGATAATTGGACAAAAGAACACTTTGAGAACCACGAAGTAAAGGAACGTGAGGGGAAAAGGCCGCTTCTGACAGGGGATCTTCAGGTTGTTCTTAAGGAAGGGGTAGGTACTCTAGGAGATCTTACCTTCACCGACAATTCTAGCTGGACGAGGAGCAGGAAATTCAGGCTCGGTGTTAAGCTTTTCCCTGGATATTGTGAGGAAATTCGTATTTGTGAGGCTAAAACGGATGCCTTTTCTGTTAAAGATCACAGGGGAGAAT TGTACAAGAAACACTACCCACCGGCTTTGCACGACGAAGTTTGGAGATTGGATAGAATAGCAAAGGATGGAGCTCTGCACAAAAAATTGACAAAGGCTGAGATCATAACCGTTGAAGACTTCCTTCGCCTTCTTGTCAAGGACCCGCAGAAACTAAGAAAT ATGCTTGGGAGCGGGATGTCCAACAGGATGTGGGACAACACAGTGGATCATGCCAAAACCTGTGTCTTGGGTGGAAAGCTCTATGTTTATTACACTGATCAGACTCACGGCACGGGCATTGTTTTCAACCACATTTACGAGCTTAGGGGACTTATCGCTGAAGGGCAGTTTCTTGCCTTGGAGTCACTCACCCACACTCAAAAG GTTTCAGTGGATTCTCTGGTGAAGAGAGCGTACGATAATTGGCACCAAGTCGTAGAATATGATGGAAAAGTCTTACATGCTCTCGCCGGAAACAAACAGGTCGTGAGAGCTTCACCTGCACCGGTGGCTGCCCACAACAACTATGCTGCGATGGATCACCATTCTGCATCTACTCAGAATAGGCAGCAGCAGTACACCCCTCAATTCAGCCAACATTTCCAACCCGAAAATAGCCACCCATCCGTCCCTCAGTTCATTGAATTTCCATTTGTGAGTTCCGACCAAACAGCGTTGATCAAATTTAATAACCCGGAACCAGCAGCATTACCTAGCAGCATGGGTTACATGCCAGTGGTTGGAGGTTCACATTTTTCAGGAGATTGGACGAGGCCAAACTATGGGAATGGATTGGACGATTTTGTTGCTGATGAAATCCGGATCAGGAGTTCAGAGATGTTGGAGAGTGATGACATGCAAAGACTGCTCAAGACGTTTAGTATGGGAGTCGGCGTAGGAGCAGGAGGAGCTGGTTTTGGTGCTTCTGATGAGTCGTGTTATAATTACGGTGTACAATATGAGCCCCAGCCGTTCAGGAAAGAGCACGCGAAGAGCTCAGGGAAGGCTGTTGTCGGGTGGCTTAAGCTCAAAGCTGCGTTAAGGTGGGGGATTTTTATTAGGAAGAGAGCTGCAGAAAGGAGAGCTCAGCTTACAGAGCTAGACTGA
- the LOC126603127 gene encoding two-component response regulator ARR12-like: protein MTVEDRFPVGMRVLAVDDNSTCLRLLEELLVKCQYQVTTTNQAVKALQMLRENRNNFDLVISDVNMPDMDGFKLLELLGLEMDLPVIMLSGYSDKDLVMKGISHGACDYLLKPVRIEELKNIWQHVVRRKKFYPEDQNKSSSQDKGCLEAGEGGHAVSPSGSSDWSGRFNRKRKEQNEDEEEEDEEEEHENEELSYQKKPRVVWSRELHQKFVAAVDQLGYDKAVPKKILDLMNVEGLTRENVASHLQKFRQYLKKLRNPAFGVRDSSYTRMAALDGFGDAQSLVGSQRFSNAGLSPYIPSMMLGRLNSTAGLSIRGTTSGLVQPGHSQSLSNYFNIPTKLQPVLPGNQSPNVYQTIPASLEFKQSQQSKYITHIGESSPSSDSTSYAISSSFPGARVSASSIFSDSNASSNPLILHGTPQQTHGTGVVGDQSSLGVASLNPESFDIGTSSKFLDHNRCSDSWQVAVQLSDFPMNSLPMSEPVHHGQLYANNLGFASSGPQVATVPSDFSSSVLSAPAVELRGSILNPEGLIGDVVPTLTCSPRQMWEEHKHDFNHNFDLSFNADNSMVSANVLGPVSPSLDQNDAVCSEKMTSSLFDILDGVTSPVMQPSEFQKSATTMNPTEIYSWEQTKSPDDVAQNTYGPWNDVMTAILKRGQNENVLSTDGDFGFDAYSPGSQQFIPL, encoded by the exons ATGACGGTGGAGGACCGTTTTCCGGTGGGCATGCGAGTGTTGGCCGTCGACGACAACTCGACTTGTCTCAGACTTTTGGAGGAGCTGCTTGTCAAATGCCAGTATCAAG TTACTACGACGAATCAGGCAGTCAAGGCGCTGCAGATGTTGAGGGAAAACAGAAATAATTTTGACTTGGTGATCAGTGATGTTAATATGCCAGACATGGATGGCTTTAAGCTGCTTGAACTATTGGGACTCGAAATGGACCTGCCTGTAATCA TGTTGTCGGGATATAGTGATAAAGATCTTGTGATGAAGGGAATCTCCCACGGTGCTTGTGACTATTTGTTGAAACCTGTTCGAATTGAAGAGCTCAAGAACATCTGGCAACATGTAGTCCGGAGAAAGAAGTTTTACCCTGAGGACCAAAATAAGTCTTCCAGTCAAGACAAAGGTTGCCTTGAAGCTGGAGAAGGTGGACACGCGGTTTCACCATCAGGTAGTTCAGATTGGAGTGGCAGATTCAACAGGAAAAGAAAGGAGCAAAATGAagacgaggaagaagaagatgaagaggagGAACACGAGAATGAGGAATTGTCATACCAAAAGAAGCCTCGGGTAGTTTGGTCCAGGGAGCTGCACCAGAAGTTTGTTGCAGCTGTAGATCAGTTGGGATATGATA AGGCTGTTCCGAAGAAAATTCTTGACCTAATGAATGTTGAAGGACTCACAAGGGAAAATGTGGCCAGCCATCTACAG AAGTTTAGGCAATACCTCAAAAAACTCCGCAATCCTGCTTTTGGGGTGAGAGATTCTTCTTACACGCGCATGGCTGCACTAGATGGATTTGGAGATGCACAGTCCTTAGTTGGATCACAAAGGTTCTCAAATGCTGGTTTGTCACCATACATACCCAGTATGATGCTTGGTAGATTAAACTCCACTGCTGGTTTGAGCATAAGAGGAACTACTTCCGGACTGGTCCAACCTGGTCACTCCCAGAGCTTAAGCAACTATTTTAATATTCCCACGAAGCTCCAGCCGGTTCTGCCTGGAAACCAGAGTCCAAATGTGTATCAAACAATTCCAGCATCGTTAGAGTTCAAACAATCGCAACAGAGCAAGTATATCACTCACATTGGCGAGTCGTCTCCCAGTAGTGATTCAACAAGTTATGCCATCTCCTCTAGCTTTCCAGGGGCAAGAGTGTCTGCAAGCTCAATCTTTTCTGATTCCAATGCTTCAAGCAATCCTTTGATACTACACGGGACCCCACAACAAACACATGGCACGGGAGTTGTTGGAGATCAGTCTTCTCTTGGAGTGGCATCATTGAATCCAGAATCATTTGACATTGGCACCTCCTCGAAGTTTCTAGATCACAATCGATGTAGTGATAGCTGGCAGGTTGCAGTTCAGTTATCTGATTTTCCGATGAATTCATTGCCAATGAGCGAGCCTGTCCATCATGGTCAGCTATATGCTAATAACTTGGGTTTTGCTTCTAGTGGGCCTCAAGTTGCAACTGTTCCAAGTGATTTTTCATCTAGTGTACTTTCAGCCCCTGCTGTGGAACTAAGAGGAAGTATACTGAATCCGGAAGGCTTGATTGGAGATGTTGTGCCGACCTTGACTTGCTCACCAAGGCAAATGTGGGAAGAACATAAGCACGATTTCAACCACAATTTCGATCTATCTTTCAATGCCGATAATTCCATGGTTTCTGCCAATGTTCTCGGACCTGTAAGCCCGAGTTTGGACCAAAACGATGCAGTCTGCAGTGAAAAGATGACTTCATCTTTATTTGACATATTAGATGGTGTCACTTCACCTGTCATGCAGCCCAGTGAGTTCCAGAAATCCGCCACAACAATGAATCCCACTGAGATCTACTCCTGGGAGCAAACAAAGTCACCCGATGATGTCGCTCAAAATACTTACGGACCTTGGAATGATGTTATGACTGCAATTCTGAAACGG GGACAGAATGAGAATGTGTTGTCGACGGATGGAGATTTTGGATTCGATGCTTACTCTCCCGGATCACAGCAGTTTATTCCTCTATGA
- the LOC126601174 gene encoding uncharacterized protein LOC126601174, which translates to MGNVTAGVAAKFAFFPPDPPTYDVYKDEGGKLVFSSVTADKNMEVHLLDTKGGNKIVATFWRHPLARFTLLYSHGNAADLGQMHELFIELRSHLRVNIMSYDYSGYGASTGKPSEFNTYYDIEAVYNCLKNEYEIRQEDLIVYGQSVGSGPTLHLASRLKKLRAVVLHSAILSGIRVLYPVKLTFWFDIFKNIDKIRHVSSPVLVIHGTEDEIVDLSHGKRLWELSKEKYDPLWVKGGGHCNLETYPEYIKHLRKFINAMEKLSLTKPQQAKKQLTSDGSITEVKHNKCLRFGKR; encoded by the exons ATGGGCAATGTTACGGCGGGAGTGGCGGCCAAGTTTGCGTTTTTCCCACCTGACCCGCCGACGTACGACGTGTACAAGGACGAGGGAGGGAAGCTGGTGTTTTCCAGCGTGACGGCGGACAAGAACATGGAGGTGCATTTGCTGGACACGAAGGGCGGGAACAAGATCGTGGCCACGTTTTGGCGGCACCCTTTAGCGCGGTTCACGCTGCTCTACTCGCATGGGAATGCGGCTGACTTGGGGCAGATGCACGAGCTCTTCATTGAGCTCAGGTCTCACCTGCGTGTCAATATTATGAG CTATGACTATTCGGGCTATGGAGCATCCACTGGTAAG CCATCTGAGTTCAACACATATTATGACATAGAAGCCGTGTACAATTGTTTAAAGAACGAGTATGAAATAAGACAGGAGGATTTGATAGTTTACGGCCAATCTGTTGGAAGTGGACCAACGCTGCACTTGGCTTCTCGCTTAAAAAAACTGAGAGCCGTTGTTCTTCACAGTGCCATCCTTTCAGGCATACGAGTCTTGTATCCTGTCAAGTTGACGTTTTGGTTCGACATTTTCAAA AATATAGACAAAATACGGCATGTCAGCTCTCCGGTTTTAGTTATTCAT GGAACAGAGGATGAAATTGTTGACTTGTCCCACGGAAAGCGTTTGTGGGAACTATCCAAAGAAAAGTATGATCCATTATGGGTGAAGGGCGGAGGCCACTGCAACCTTGAAACATATCCCGAGTACATTAAGCACTTACGCAAGTTCATAAACGCAATGGAGAAACTCTCACTCACAAAACCACAACAGGCGAAGAAACAACTCACTtctgatggaagcatcacagaAGTAAAACACAACAAGTGCTTGAGATTTGGAAAGAGGTAG